Part of the Micromonospora rhizosphaerae genome is shown below.
CACCTGGTCGGGATGCTGGCGGTGGTGTTCAGCCTGTTCCCGATCCTGTTCGTGCTCTCGGCGGCGCTCAACCCGCTCGGCACCCTCTCCTCGACGGACCTGGTGCCGACCGGCGGGGTGTCGTTCGAGAACTTCACCAACCTGTTCGACAAGTTCGCCTTCGGCCACTGGTTCCTCAACTCTTTGCTGATCGCCGGGGCCGCCGCCTTCGTATCGATCTTCCTGTCGGCGCTGGCGGCGTACGCGTTCTCCCGGATGCGGTTCGCCGGACGGCGGTTCGGGCTGCTCACTCTGCTGCTGATCCAGATGTTCCCGCAGTTCCTGGCGATCGTGGCGATCTTCCTGATCTTCACCACGGTCACCGACCTGTGGCCGGCGATCGGCTTCAACACCCCGTGGGGCCTGTTCCTGCTCTACATGGGTGGCGCGCTCGGCGTGAACACCTGGCTGATGAAGGGCTTCTTCGACACCCTGCCCCGCGAGTTGGACGAGTCGGCGACCATGGACGGCGCCACGCACGCCCAGATCTTCTTCCGGATCATGCTGCCGCTGGTGGCGCCGATCCTGGCGGTGACCGCGCTGCTCTCCTTCATCAGCACGATCAACGAGTTCATGATCGCCAACGTGTTCCTCACCGACACCGAGTCGAAGACGCTCGCGGTCGGCATGTTCGGCATGGTGGCCGGCGAGCGGAACAACAACTTCGGGATGTTCGCGGCGGGCACCCTGCTCACCGCGATCCCCACGGTGCTGGTGTTCCAGCTTCTCCAGCGCTACATCGTCTCCGGCCTCACGGCTGGGGCGGTCAAGGGATGACCATGTCGTTGCAGCCGCACCATGACGGATCCGCCACCTACGTCCCGGAGCAGGAGCCCGCGCTCGGACAGACCGTCCCGGTCTTCGTCCGGGTACCGGCCGGCGCCGACGTGCGCCAGGTGCACGTGCGGACCACCGGTGACGGCGAGCCGCGCTTCGCCGAGGCCACCGTCGACCGCCGCGAGGGCGGCGACGTGTGGTGGCGGGCCGACGTCGAGGTCCGCAACCCGGTCAGCAACTACCGGTTCATGCTCTCCGGGGCGCGGGGCTACCGCTGGCTGAACGCCGCCGGCCTGGTCGACCACGACGTGCCGGACAACGGCGACTTCAAGCTGGTCAGCTACGCCCCGCCGCCCGCCTGGGCCCGGGACGCGTTGATCTACCAGATCTTCCCGGACCGGTTCGCCCGCTCGGCCGCCGCCGACGGCCGGACCGGGCCGGACTGGGCCATCCCGTGCGACTGGGACACCCCGGTGATCGGGCGCGGCCCGGAGACGCCGTACCAGTTCTACGGCGGCGACCTGGACGGCATCACCGAGCGGCTGGACCACCTGGATCGGCTCGGCGTGAACACCCTCTACCTCACCCCGATCTTCCCGGCCCGCTCCAACCACCGGTACGACGCGTCGAGCTTCGACCGGGTCGACCCGCTGCTCGGCGGGGACGCCGCGCTGGTGCGGCTCGCCGACGCGGTCCGCGCCCGGGGCTGGCGCCTGCTCGGCGACATCACCAGCAACCACACCGGCGACGCGCACGAGTGGTTCACCACCGCCGCCGCGGACGTGCACGCCGCCGAGCGGGAGCTGTACTACTTCGACGAGGTGACCGGCTGCGACAACTCCAGCTCGGCTGACGGCCACAATTCGGCCTCCGCGCCGCTTGGCGGCGCTCCGGACCGAATGAAGGCCGGTCTGACGCCGCGCTGGGACCTGGAGCCGTCGTACGAGTCCTGGAACGGGGTCAAGTCGCTGCCGAAGCTGAACTGGGGCAGCACCGAGCTGCGTCGCCGCTTCGCCACCGCCGAGGACTCGCTGCTGCGCCGCTGGCTGCGCCCGCCGTACGGGCTGGCCGGCTGGCGGGTCGACGTGGCCAACATGACCGGCCGGCGCGGCGCGGACGGGTACACCCACGAGGTGGCGAAGCTGCTGCGCGAGGTGGTCGCCGACACCCGCCCCGACGGCCTGCTGCTGGCGGAGCACGGCCACGACCACACCGGCGATCTGGACCGCGACGGCTGGCACGGCACGATGAACTACGTCGGCTTCACCGACCCGGTCTGGTCCTGGCTGCGGCACGGCGACGATCCGGTGCCGAACTTCCTGGGCACCCCCGGCGGGGTGCCCCGGCGGGCCGCGGGCGCGGTGCTGGCCACCATGAACACCTACCGGTCGCTGATCTCCTGGCGGTCGTACGTGCACTCGTGGCAGCTGCTCGGGTCGCACGACTCGGCCCGGATCCGGACGGTGGTCGGCGACGCCGCGCGGCAGGAGGTCGCCGCCGGCCTGCTCGCCACCATGCCGGGTACCCCGGTGATCTTCGCCGGTGACGAGCTCGGGCTGACCGGCACGAACGGGGAGGGGTCGCGTACGCCGATGCCGTGGCACCGGCCGGAGAGCTGGGACCAGGGGACCTTCGCCGCGTACCGGGGGCTGCTCGCGCTGCGCCGCGGCGAGCCCGCGCTCCGGCACGGCGGCCTGCGCTGGGTGCACGCGGACGCCGACACCCTGGTCTTCCTCCGCGAGGCGCCGACCGGGACGGTGCTGGTCCTGGCCCGGCGCGCGGCCGCCGCCCCGGTCCGGCTGGCCGGCCTGCCGGCCGGTGACAACGTGTACGGCGGTGCGCCGGCGCTCCGCCCCGACGCCGACGGCGTGGTCACCCTGCCCGCCGACGGCCCCACGTTCCAGGTCTGGCGCCTCGGCTGACCGCTCGACCGTCTCAAGATCACACTCGAACCGGGAGGTAGTGGACTCCCAGCGCTTCGGAGGCCGCTACTCATTGGTCGAGCGCGATCTTGGCGGGGGTTGGTGCTCGTCCGCCGGTGCGCCGGGGCGGGCGGGTCAGCGGGGTGCCGGGTGGTGGGCCGCGAGCAGCGTCCGGACGCCGGCGAGGTAGGTCTCCCGGTCCGGGGAGCCGGTCAGCATGCGCTGCATGAAGTAGCCCGGCACCAGGCCGAACAGCGCCGCCCCGACCGCCTCCGGGTCGGCGTCGGCGGGCACCTCGCCGGCCTGCTGCGCCCGCCGCACGACGGACGCGTAGTGCCGGCGGAGCCCCGTGTACGTCGCGGCCACGAACTCGGCCAGCGACGGGTCG
Proteins encoded:
- a CDS encoding glycoside hydrolase family 13 protein; amino-acid sequence: MSLQPHHDGSATYVPEQEPALGQTVPVFVRVPAGADVRQVHVRTTGDGEPRFAEATVDRREGGDVWWRADVEVRNPVSNYRFMLSGARGYRWLNAAGLVDHDVPDNGDFKLVSYAPPPAWARDALIYQIFPDRFARSAAADGRTGPDWAIPCDWDTPVIGRGPETPYQFYGGDLDGITERLDHLDRLGVNTLYLTPIFPARSNHRYDASSFDRVDPLLGGDAALVRLADAVRARGWRLLGDITSNHTGDAHEWFTTAAADVHAAERELYYFDEVTGCDNSSSADGHNSASAPLGGAPDRMKAGLTPRWDLEPSYESWNGVKSLPKLNWGSTELRRRFATAEDSLLRRWLRPPYGLAGWRVDVANMTGRRGADGYTHEVAKLLREVVADTRPDGLLLAEHGHDHTGDLDRDGWHGTMNYVGFTDPVWSWLRHGDDPVPNFLGTPGGVPRRAAGAVLATMNTYRSLISWRSYVHSWQLLGSHDSARIRTVVGDAARQEVAAGLLATMPGTPVIFAGDELGLTGTNGEGSRTPMPWHRPESWDQGTFAAYRGLLALRRGEPALRHGGLRWVHADADTLVFLREAPTGTVLVLARRAAAAPVRLAGLPAGDNVYGGAPALRPDADGVVTLPADGPTFQVWRLG
- a CDS encoding sugar ABC transporter permease; its protein translation is MLAVVFSLFPILFVLSAALNPLGTLSSTDLVPTGGVSFENFTNLFDKFAFGHWFLNSLLIAGAAAFVSIFLSALAAYAFSRMRFAGRRFGLLTLLLIQMFPQFLAIVAIFLIFTTVTDLWPAIGFNTPWGLFLLYMGGALGVNTWLMKGFFDTLPRELDESATMDGATHAQIFFRIMLPLVAPILAVTALLSFISTINEFMIANVFLTDTESKTLAVGMFGMVAGERNNNFGMFAAGTLLTAIPTVLVFQLLQRYIVSGLTAGAVKG